Proteins encoded by one window of Desulfomonilia bacterium:
- a CDS encoding secondary thiamine-phosphate synthase enzyme YjbQ produces MIKRIEVKTTSACQFIDITSHIKSIIKTEAVSSGIVVIYVPHTTCGITINENADPDVKEDIKETMEKLVPKDSHYRHIEGNSHAHIKASLIGSSVTVFAESSTLVLGTWQGIYLAEFDGPRQRSVLVKIIPN; encoded by the coding sequence ATGATAAAACGAATAGAAGTTAAAACGACCAGCGCATGCCAATTTATCGACATAACATCTCATATTAAATCCATCATCAAAACAGAGGCAGTTTCTTCCGGTATTGTTGTAATTTATGTTCCCCATACAACATGCGGGATTACTATTAATGAAAATGCCGACCCGGATGTTAAGGAGGATATTAAGGAAACAATGGAAAAACTTGTGCCAAAGGACAGCCATTACCGTCACATAGAAGGAAATTCTCACGCACATATAAAAGCGAGCCTTATAGGGTCGAGCGTAACAGTTTTTGCAGAGAGTTCAACTCTGGTCTTGGGTACCTGGCAGGGTATATACCTTGCTGAATTTGACGGGCCCAGACAACGATCTGTATTGGTAAAGATAATTCCAAATTAA
- the dnaN gene encoding DNA polymerase III subunit beta, producing MKIKISKQLLHNILSKVMGFTERKTTLSILSHVLLETNEDLLIIKATDLNTSIQVSSPCTIEEQGACAVNCKDLLEVIREMPDGDISLWTEKNIRLNIVLSKNKAKLNIMDAEEYPMVDLQQRGTGLSVDPEVIKSMIDKTIFSISTSSETDTKYTLSGAKLSYGEDDVTGISFLEMTTTDSRRLSIIRQDIPEKLDLGEGIILPRKGMQELRKLIEFGEEDSYVILTKDSLYYKSADTIATVRLIEGRFPDFRGIQNLEMYTTHVIVNQIELVNALKFCSTMVSDVVNCVRFTFKSDQIILYANNPERGDVEVPISCEQKGEEVEINFNPRFFLDCLNHISGEVELRLKGTQGPCLITPFGRHDCKWIVMPLRY from the coding sequence ATGAAAATAAAAATCTCTAAGCAGTTGTTACACAATATCCTTTCCAAGGTTATGGGTTTTACCGAGAGAAAAACCACATTATCAATTCTCAGTCATGTTCTCCTTGAGACAAATGAAGATTTACTGATAATAAAAGCTACTGATCTTAATACATCTATTCAGGTATCCTCACCATGCACAATTGAAGAACAGGGAGCATGTGCCGTAAATTGCAAGGATCTTCTGGAAGTGATCAGAGAGATGCCTGATGGAGACATATCACTTTGGACAGAGAAAAATATAAGACTTAATATCGTTTTATCCAAAAACAAAGCCAAGTTGAATATTATGGATGCTGAAGAATATCCCATGGTTGATCTTCAACAAAGAGGAACAGGTCTAAGTGTCGATCCTGAAGTTATTAAATCCATGATAGACAAGACAATTTTCTCTATCTCGACTTCTTCAGAAACGGATACAAAGTATACTTTGAGTGGCGCAAAATTATCTTACGGAGAAGATGATGTTACAGGAATTTCCTTTTTAGAGATGACAACTACGGATAGTAGAAGGCTTTCGATAATAAGACAGGATATCCCGGAAAAACTGGATTTGGGAGAAGGAATAATTCTTCCCAGAAAGGGAATGCAGGAATTAAGAAAACTCATAGAATTTGGAGAAGAAGACTCATATGTAATTTTAACAAAGGATTCCCTGTACTATAAATCTGCCGATACAATAGCAACTGTTCGTCTTATAGAGGGAAGATTTCCTGATTTCAGAGGAATACAAAATTTAGAAATGTATACGACGCATGTTATCGTAAACCAGATTGAACTGGTAAATGCCTTGAAGTTTTGCTCAACAATGGTTTCGGATGTCGTAAATTGTGTCAGATTCACTTTCAAAAGTGATCAGATTATTCTATATGCTAACAACCCAGAGAGGGGAGATGTAGAAGTTCCGATCTCATGCGAGCAAAAAGGAGAAGAAGTAGAGATAAATTTCAATCCGAGGTTTTTCCTCGACTGTCTAAATCATATATCCGGGGAGGTAGAGCTTAGACTTAAAGGAACCCAAGGACCATGTCTTATAACACCGTTTGGAAGACATGACTGCAAATGGATAGTTATGCCGCTTAGATACTAA
- a CDS encoding TatD family hydrolase, with protein MKIADSHNHLHFDECRKNLDDIINRSFSAGIEKFLLVGIDPDDSMKAKIFSERYKGFYSTVGIHPQMAVKYSTEDVYNLSRQIDEKVVAVGETGFDFFRAPASYIEQEQIFKAHIKLSKDYALPLVIHDREAHKETIRVLDENDGWSMGGVMHCFSGDTDFAAYILSKGFYLSITGVITYKSADILREVAKVTPLDRLLIETDAPYLSPVPYRGKMNEPAYLIEVLKMLSEIKKMGMEELSEITFSNFEKLFLSNNAPKRKERI; from the coding sequence ATGAAGATCGCTGACTCACATAATCACTTGCACTTTGATGAATGTAGAAAAAACCTTGATGATATTATAAATAGATCTTTTAGTGCCGGGATTGAAAAATTTCTTCTAGTTGGAATTGATCCTGATGACAGCATGAAGGCCAAGATTTTTTCTGAAAGATATAAGGGATTTTACAGCACGGTCGGGATTCACCCCCAAATGGCCGTAAAATATTCAACAGAAGATGTATATAACTTATCCAGACAAATAGATGAAAAGGTAGTAGCGGTGGGGGAAACCGGGTTTGATTTTTTTCGAGCACCCGCTTCCTATATTGAACAGGAACAGATATTCAAGGCCCATATAAAATTGTCGAAGGACTATGCGCTCCCCCTTGTCATACATGACAGGGAAGCCCATAAGGAAACCATCCGCGTTCTTGATGAAAATGATGGATGGTCCATGGGAGGGGTAATGCACTGCTTTTCTGGTGACACGGATTTTGCCGCATATATCCTTTCAAAAGGTTTTTATTTATCAATTACCGGAGTGATTACTTATAAATCAGCTGACATATTAAGAGAGGTTGCCAAGGTGACTCCTCTGGACAGGCTGCTTATTGAAACAGACGCGCCTTACCTGTCTCCTGTCCCATATAGAGGGAAAATGAACGAACCTGCATATCTGATTGAGGTTCTTAAAATGTTGTCAGAAATTAAAAAGATGGGTATGGAAGAATTATCAGAAATAACTTTTTCTAATTTTGAAAAACTTTTTCTTTCAAATAATGCACCAAAGAGGAAAGAGAGGATATAA
- the infB gene encoding translation initiation factor IF-2: MIKKMRIFELAQKFSIDEKELMKICKDLAISAENKMSQVDPHDIDRIKKRLEKSSDKQQDETKTESFDEERVSSKIIRRRAKITTAEVEEVKPVTDHEETQTIQTPEIIEHKPVEAEAKSEIRTPEHKKEEAKQTHVKASLQEKKELTAEPEKKIVQKETKIPVRPAAAQKEEQPPIPVKEVKPEKKVAGQQEKPPIKEEARKLIEEEEKKREKKKPKKKGKVVDVITDDSDLEIVDLKNIRTGVKIPKTEIFPQVEIYDIKPAFSKKPHRHKDKKLHIPIPAKKRKIRIGKDISVLGLAREMGVKVSEVIRVLGMLGMIVRENDYITSDEAVLAAAEMGYEIEETRDDILEDYLTPPKHPEEELVSRSPVVTVMGHVDHGKTSLLDAIRSENVTESEFGGITQHVGAYQARCKDKLITFIDTPGHQAFTAMRARGAQVTDFVVLVVAADDGVMEQTKEAISHARAANIPIIVAVNKIDKPNANPQRVKEQLADQGLVPEDWGGDTVFVEVSAKKHIGIDELLEMILLQAEMLDLKAYSKGAARGTVLESKLDRNKGPMSTIIVQSGELKQGDTFVAGMTWGKVRAMYDFKGASLNSALPSTPVEIIGLTSPPSAGDTFFVVPNDKKAREIIEYLDLKIKQKNVVEQKTQVTLEDLYSQVMEGRLKALNVIIKGDVHGTVEAITGAIKGVETGESIRINVVHSGVGSITENDIMLASTSQAVIIGFNIKPETKVKNLAKNYGIDIKLYTVIYELLDDIKQALQGMLEPVYEDVLQGSAEVRNVFKISRIGTIAGCMVIDGKIQRTAQVKLLRAKDTIWEGRFASLKRFKDDVKEVTSGYECGISLEGFNDLQEGDIIQAFTKEKQEQSLL; this comes from the coding sequence ATGATAAAAAAAATGAGGATTTTTGAATTAGCGCAGAAATTTTCAATAGATGAAAAAGAGCTCATGAAAATATGTAAAGATCTCGCTATTTCAGCGGAAAACAAGATGAGTCAGGTTGATCCTCACGATATCGATAGAATAAAAAAACGACTTGAAAAATCATCCGATAAACAACAGGATGAAACAAAGACTGAATCCTTTGATGAAGAACGCGTAAGTTCAAAAATTATCAGACGAAGGGCTAAAATTACAACGGCTGAAGTTGAAGAGGTTAAGCCCGTAACGGATCATGAAGAAACCCAGACAATACAAACTCCGGAAATTATTGAGCATAAACCGGTGGAAGCTGAAGCAAAATCCGAAATACGAACACCTGAACACAAGAAAGAAGAAGCTAAACAGACTCATGTGAAAGCTTCATTGCAGGAGAAAAAAGAATTAACCGCCGAACCTGAAAAGAAAATTGTCCAAAAGGAAACAAAAATCCCGGTTCGTCCGGCAGCAGCTCAGAAAGAAGAACAGCCGCCGATTCCGGTAAAAGAAGTTAAGCCGGAAAAGAAAGTGGCGGGACAGCAGGAAAAACCGCCAATCAAAGAAGAGGCAAGAAAATTAATAGAAGAAGAAGAAAAGAAACGTGAGAAGAAAAAGCCCAAAAAGAAGGGGAAAGTCGTTGATGTTATTACTGATGACTCGGATCTCGAGATTGTAGATTTAAAGAATATAAGAACAGGAGTAAAAATACCGAAAACAGAAATATTTCCTCAGGTTGAAATTTATGACATCAAGCCAGCATTTTCAAAAAAACCCCATAGACATAAAGACAAAAAGCTTCATATCCCGATTCCTGCAAAAAAGAGAAAAATCCGCATCGGCAAGGATATATCCGTGCTTGGGCTTGCAAGAGAAATGGGAGTCAAGGTTTCAGAAGTTATCAGAGTGCTTGGCATGCTTGGAATGATTGTAAGGGAAAACGATTACATAACATCTGACGAGGCCGTTCTGGCTGCTGCCGAAATGGGTTATGAAATCGAAGAAACAAGAGATGATATACTGGAAGACTATCTGACTCCCCCTAAACATCCGGAAGAGGAACTTGTCAGCAGATCGCCGGTTGTTACTGTAATGGGACATGTCGATCATGGAAAAACATCGCTTCTGGACGCTATAAGGTCAGAAAACGTTACAGAGAGCGAATTTGGCGGAATCACCCAGCATGTTGGTGCATATCAGGCAAGATGCAAAGATAAACTGATAACTTTTATTGATACGCCTGGCCATCAGGCATTTACTGCCATGAGGGCAAGGGGGGCGCAGGTTACTGATTTTGTAGTACTTGTTGTTGCAGCGGACGATGGTGTAATGGAACAGACAAAAGAAGCGATAAGCCATGCAAGGGCAGCAAATATACCAATAATTGTAGCCGTAAATAAAATAGACAAACCGAATGCAAACCCTCAAAGGGTGAAAGAGCAGCTTGCAGACCAGGGTCTCGTACCGGAAGATTGGGGCGGAGATACTGTTTTTGTGGAGGTGTCTGCCAAAAAGCATATCGGTATAGATGAACTCCTCGAGATGATACTTCTGCAGGCAGAAATGCTTGATCTCAAGGCGTATTCCAAGGGTGCGGCAAGAGGAACCGTGTTGGAATCCAAACTTGATAGAAACAAAGGGCCCATGTCAACGATTATTGTCCAGTCAGGTGAACTGAAGCAGGGAGATACCTTTGTTGCCGGAATGACATGGGGCAAGGTCAGGGCCATGTATGATTTCAAGGGTGCGTCTTTAAACAGTGCATTACCAAGTACGCCGGTAGAAATAATAGGACTCACAAGTCCACCTTCTGCAGGGGACACATTCTTTGTAGTGCCTAATGATAAAAAAGCCAGAGAGATCATTGAATATCTGGATTTGAAGATTAAACAGAAAAATGTGGTAGAGCAGAAGACGCAGGTAACACTTGAAGATCTTTACAGCCAGGTTATGGAAGGCAGATTAAAGGCCTTGAATGTGATTATCAAAGGAGATGTTCACGGAACAGTTGAAGCTATCACCGGCGCCATTAAAGGTGTCGAAACGGGTGAAAGCATCAGGATTAATGTTGTACATTCAGGTGTCGGAAGCATAACGGAAAATGATATCATGTTAGCTTCTACTAGTCAGGCTGTTATCATTGGATTTAATATCAAACCGGAAACGAAGGTAAAAAATCTGGCAAAAAACTATGGAATAGATATCAAGTTATATACGGTAATATACGAGCTTCTGGACGACATTAAACAGGCGCTTCAAGGCATGCTTGAGCCTGTTTATGAAGATGTGCTTCAGGGAAGCGCTGAAGTCCGCAATGTATTTAAAATTTCCAGAATAGGAACAATTGCCGGCTGTATGGTTATAGATGGCAAAATCCAGCGGACGGCACAGGTAAAGCTTCTTCGTGCAAAAGATACTATATGGGAGGGCCGTTTTGCATCGCTGAAGCGCTTCAAAGACGATGTGAAAGAAGTTACGAGCGGTTATGAGTGCGGGATATCTCTCGAAGGCTTTAATGATCTTCAGGAAGGGGACATCATCCAGGCCTTTACAAAAGAAAAACAGGAGCAGTCTTTATTGTGA
- a CDS encoding AAA family ATPase, with protein MTAKIISISNQKGGVGKTTTAVNLSASLSLLGCRVLLVDFDPQSNTSSGIGVVLGGDDKHIYHSLIGSCPFNEIIRETRVKNLFLAPSNNSLIGSEIELLEIDSRESVLSDILKEQVENYDYIIIDCPPSLGLLTLNALTACDSLLVPVQCEYFALEGLKSLLGTFDLVKKRLNPSIIIEGFLLTMFDSRTRLSHDISENVRHHFGDRVFNTVIPRNIKLCEAPSYGLPICLYDISSKGAQHYLMLAREINERYSK; from the coding sequence GTGACGGCAAAAATTATCAGTATTTCAAATCAAAAAGGCGGGGTCGGAAAAACAACCACGGCTGTCAATTTAAGCGCTTCTCTTTCATTGCTTGGTTGTCGTGTTTTGCTTGTAGATTTTGATCCTCAATCTAATACCTCTTCGGGCATTGGGGTTGTCCTGGGGGGGGATGATAAGCATATATATCATTCTTTGATTGGAAGTTGTCCATTCAATGAAATTATTAGGGAAACCCGCGTTAAAAATCTTTTTCTTGCCCCGAGCAACAACAGTCTTATCGGTTCTGAAATAGAGCTTCTGGAAATCGATTCAAGGGAGTCTGTTCTCTCTGATATATTGAAAGAACAGGTTGAAAATTACGATTATATTATTATCGATTGTCCTCCTTCCTTGGGTTTGCTGACTTTAAATGCCCTTACTGCCTGTGATTCCCTTCTTGTTCCTGTGCAGTGTGAGTATTTTGCCCTGGAGGGGCTTAAAAGTCTTCTGGGAACCTTTGATCTTGTAAAGAAGCGTTTGAATCCATCTATAATTATAGAAGGTTTTTTGCTAACGATGTTTGACTCCAGGACTAGGTTAAGCCATGATATTTCAGAAAATGTCCGTCACCATTTTGGCGACAGGGTTTTCAATACGGTTATTCCTAGAAATATTAAGCTCTGCGAAGCTCCCAGTTATGGACTTCCCATTTGCCTTTATGATATTTCTTCAAAGGGTGCCCAGCACTACCTTATGCTGGCACGCGAAATTAATGAGAGGTATAGCAAATGA
- the rimP gene encoding ribosome maturation factor RimP yields the protein MPTFLFNMKENELLEKIQKEIEKEMAPLGLDLLDISFVRGVLKLTIDKPEGVTLDDCVNVNRRVGLLLDAIDVIEGRYRLEVSSPGLTRRLTSIKDYEHFTGRKVKIHTEQGMIQGILKGTDGINIFIDTGKIVHEFLLKEIIKANLDY from the coding sequence ATGCCCACTTTTTTATTTAACATGAAAGAAAATGAATTATTAGAAAAAATACAAAAAGAAATTGAAAAAGAAATGGCGCCTTTGGGGCTGGATTTGCTGGATATCAGTTTTGTTAGGGGTGTATTAAAGCTGACCATAGATAAACCTGAGGGCGTAACACTGGACGACTGTGTAAATGTAAACAGACGTGTTGGTCTTTTGCTTGATGCTATAGACGTGATAGAAGGTCGTTACAGACTGGAAGTATCTTCTCCCGGACTTACCAGGAGGCTGACATCAATAAAGGACTATGAACATTTTACAGGGAGGAAAGTTAAGATTCATACAGAACAGGGGATGATACAGGGCATACTAAAGGGAACGGATGGAATAAATATTTTTATAGATACTGGAAAGATTGTACATGAATTTTTATTGAAAGAGATAATTAAGGCCAATCTAGATTATTAG
- a CDS encoding YlxR family protein, translated as MKKRLNSSLKRQKRLSAVKESGPLRRCCVCKKVQPKDKLMRLIKPPRGNTLYDHSSRMNGRGIYICPETGCLEKIINGKKSLLGFSKETLVGLKEEIEKKIIYEILRYIRLCSKMGYMQKNAEQPIDSKDYLIAGNDNISGSEKLLEKARSLGVKIYNLQENCKDMFVETAIIKGSWPLQKKMQRDLERIQSLSSRGAVL; from the coding sequence ATGAAGAAACGGCTAAACTCATCCTTAAAAAGGCAAAAAAGATTGTCGGCAGTTAAAGAGAGCGGACCTCTCAGACGGTGCTGCGTGTGTAAAAAAGTGCAGCCAAAGGATAAATTAATGAGGTTGATCAAACCACCAAGAGGAAATACCTTGTATGATCATTCTTCTAGAATGAATGGCAGAGGTATATACATTTGCCCTGAAACAGGATGTTTAGAAAAAATCATAAATGGCAAAAAGTCCCTGTTGGGTTTTTCCAAAGAAACACTTGTAGGACTTAAAGAAGAAATAGAAAAAAAGATTATTTATGAAATATTAAGATATATCAGATTATGCAGCAAAATGGGCTATATGCAAAAAAATGCGGAACAACCCATTGATTCTAAAGATTATTTAATAGCAGGTAATGATAATATATCAGGATCTGAGAAATTACTTGAAAAAGCCAGAAGTCTAGGTGTTAAAATCTATAATCTTCAAGAAAATTGCAAGGATATGTTTGTTGAAACTGCAATAATAAAAGGTAGCTGGCCATTGCAGAAAAAAATGCAAAGGGATCTGGAAAGAATACAAAGCCTTTCTTCTAGAGGTGCTGTTTTATGA
- a CDS encoding ParB/RepB/Spo0J family partition protein, with amino-acid sequence MKPKQRLGRGIDALFSNTTISTSSDIVDLPVKDVLPNPTQPRKNFDDDKLVELSESIKKNGLLSPLLVRRSGSKFEIIAGERRYRAALMAGMEKIPSIIHDVSDSDSFRLSIIENVQREDLNPMEEAEAYYALNKHFHQTHNEIAAAVSKDRSTISNALRLISLPEPVKESLRSGEITTGHARAILMLSGFPEQISLYKTVISKKLSVRETETLASKNNRKKTSSKKGGSSDLERLSHILSEKLSTKVVCSWTKKKGKILIEILSREDFERIASLFSLNEKPL; translated from the coding sequence ATGAAACCAAAACAGCGGTTGGGACGCGGAATAGATGCTTTATTCAGTAATACGACTATATCCACCAGCTCCGATATTGTTGATCTTCCCGTGAAAGATGTTTTGCCCAATCCAACACAGCCCAGGAAAAACTTTGATGATGATAAACTGGTCGAACTTTCGGAGTCTATCAAAAAAAATGGTTTATTATCACCTCTTCTCGTAAGGAGAAGCGGTTCAAAATTCGAGATAATTGCCGGAGAAAGGCGTTATCGGGCTGCTTTAATGGCCGGTATGGAAAAAATTCCATCTATTATTCATGATGTATCTGACAGCGATTCTTTCAGGCTTTCAATAATTGAAAATGTTCAGAGGGAAGATCTAAATCCAATGGAAGAAGCCGAGGCTTATTATGCGTTGAATAAACATTTCCATCAAACTCACAATGAAATTGCTGCGGCTGTTTCAAAAGATCGTTCCACCATCTCTAACGCTCTGAGATTGATTTCCCTCCCTGAGCCGGTAAAAGAATCGTTGAGGTCCGGAGAAATAACAACCGGTCATGCCAGGGCGATTCTCATGCTTTCCGGCTTTCCCGAACAGATATCCCTTTATAAAACCGTTATTTCAAAAAAGCTGAGCGTCAGGGAGACGGAAACATTGGCATCAAAAAACAATAGAAAAAAAACTTCTTCCAAAAAAGGAGGGTCCTCCGATCTTGAGCGGCTTTCTCATATTCTGTCCGAAAAACTCTCGACAAAGGTTGTGTGTTCCTGGACAAAGAAAAAAGGGAAGATTCTTATAGAAATTCTTTCCAGAGAAGATTTTGAAAGAATAGCTTCTCTTTTTTCTTTAAATGAAAAGCCTTTATGA
- the nusA gene encoding transcription termination factor NusA — translation MSLNLSKTLEQIAKEKGLKQDDLISVIEAAILSAAKKVYGDYPNIEAQYNADADEVEVFQFKVVAEDVFDPSMEIAIEDAKILDPGCEVGDEIGEKLDASKLGRIAAQNAKQVMMQKVKEVERDVVYKEFIERKGEIISGFIQRFERKDAIINLGKAEAILREKEQIPGELFRRSDRVQAYILDVTRSLKIPQVELSRTHPKFLEKLFEMEVPEIAEGIVEIVAVARDPGIRAKIAVRSHDPNVDPVGTCVGVKGARVQNVIQELRGERQDIVVWSEDPVKFVCNALAPARVSKVIVDKTNKAMDVVVADDQLSLAIGRRGQNVRLVAKLTGWKIDVRSDGMEEVVSSEDKYALTRIKEIDDFIAEELTSAGYKTLHDIVKATEDDLIELEGIDEETAKLILKKAKKIVGS, via the coding sequence ATGAGCTTGAATTTATCAAAAACATTGGAGCAGATAGCAAAGGAAAAGGGTTTAAAACAGGACGACCTCATAAGTGTAATTGAGGCGGCGATTCTAAGTGCTGCAAAAAAAGTATATGGGGATTATCCAAATATCGAGGCGCAATATAATGCAGACGCCGATGAAGTAGAAGTGTTTCAATTCAAAGTGGTTGCTGAAGATGTTTTTGATCCATCCATGGAAATTGCGATTGAAGATGCAAAAATCCTTGATCCAGGCTGCGAGGTAGGCGATGAAATTGGTGAAAAGCTTGATGCCAGCAAACTTGGCAGAATTGCAGCTCAGAACGCAAAACAAGTTATGATGCAAAAAGTTAAAGAAGTTGAAAGGGATGTTGTTTACAAAGAATTTATTGAACGCAAGGGAGAAATAATATCCGGCTTTATTCAAAGATTTGAAAGAAAAGATGCTATAATTAATTTAGGCAAGGCAGAAGCCATTCTCAGGGAAAAGGAGCAGATACCAGGTGAGCTTTTCAGAAGAAGCGACAGAGTGCAGGCATATATACTTGACGTAACAAGATCTCTTAAGATTCCACAAGTTGAACTTTCCAGGACGCATCCGAAGTTCCTTGAAAAGCTTTTTGAAATGGAAGTACCAGAAATTGCAGAAGGAATTGTGGAAATAGTAGCAGTGGCCAGAGATCCCGGTATAAGGGCGAAGATTGCCGTAAGAAGCCATGATCCAAATGTCGACCCGGTAGGTACATGTGTCGGTGTTAAAGGCGCACGTGTTCAGAATGTTATTCAGGAACTCAGAGGGGAAAGGCAGGACATTGTCGTATGGTCGGAAGACCCTGTTAAATTTGTATGCAATGCCCTTGCACCAGCTCGTGTTTCAAAAGTTATCGTGGATAAAACAAATAAAGCCATGGATGTAGTTGTCGCAGATGATCAGCTCAGCCTGGCTATAGGTAGACGCGGACAAAACGTAAGACTGGTGGCAAAACTTACTGGATGGAAAATCGATGTAAGGTCGGATGGAATGGAAGAAGTGGTTTCTTCCGAAGACAAATATGCCCTTACAAGAATCAAGGAAATTGATGATTTTATAGCAGAAGAACTGACATCAGCCGGTTACAAAACCCTTCATGACATCGTAAAAGCGACAGAGGACGATTTGATTGAATTAGAAGGAATTGATGAAGAAACGGCTAAACTCATCCTTAAAAAGGCAAAAAAGATTGTCGGCAGTTAA
- a CDS encoding inositol monophosphatase family protein, with the protein MLEFLINLSKEAGEYILNQSSEEILVEHKGRIDLVTNADKASQGMIIKSIVEKFPDHAIIAEEGYDKQGKDGFAWYIDPIDGTTNFVHGVPMFCVSIALYKDASPVIGVCHNPSTRETFHAEKGKGAFLNGMPIYVSRTENLLDSLVATGFPYKSENMDKIIQCFFNVVGNVQGIRRFGSAALDLCYVACGRFDAFWEMGLKPWDMAAGVLILNEAGGKITGMNGADFDLHKGDIVATNKIIHDDFLKIM; encoded by the coding sequence ATGCTCGAATTTTTAATTAATCTCTCAAAAGAGGCTGGCGAATACATATTAAATCAGTCAAGCGAAGAGATTCTCGTTGAACATAAAGGCCGCATTGATCTTGTTACCAATGCAGATAAGGCTTCTCAGGGAATGATTATTAAAAGTATTGTGGAAAAATTTCCCGATCATGCCATTATAGCAGAGGAAGGATATGATAAGCAGGGAAAAGATGGGTTTGCCTGGTATATTGACCCGATAGATGGTACTACCAATTTCGTACACGGAGTACCTATGTTTTGTGTTTCTATAGCACTATACAAAGATGCATCACCGGTAATTGGTGTCTGCCACAATCCTTCAACTCGTGAAACATTTCATGCTGAAAAAGGCAAAGGGGCTTTCCTTAATGGAATGCCAATATATGTTTCCAGGACCGAAAATCTTCTCGATTCGTTAGTTGCTACAGGGTTTCCATATAAAAGCGAAAATATGGATAAAATCATACAATGCTTCTTCAATGTCGTTGGAAATGTCCAAGGAATAAGAAGATTCGGTTCAGCCGCACTTGATCTATGCTATGTGGCATGCGGGAGATTTGATGCTTTCTGGGAGATGGGGCTGAAACCCTGGGATATGGCAGCGGGGGTTTTGATTCTTAATGAAGCCGGCGGGAAAATCACCGGTATGAATGGAGCTGATTTTGATCTCCATAAAGGAGATATTGTTGCAACCAATAAAATTATTCATGATGATTTTTTGAAGATCATGTAA